From Lampris incognitus isolate fLamInc1 chromosome 13, fLamInc1.hap2, whole genome shotgun sequence, one genomic window encodes:
- the mgme1 gene encoding mitochondrial genome maintenance exonuclease 1, which translates to MGRIAGVSCWPLLRCVEHAALLGGALRRAATATRRLSARRVPGSPERDSPYSSVDSERYSSLVKSVVSSRQRSPNPEALAEEDERIYGPVVKSQTAAATPGDRVPKIFHPFLSGRGTVPAASEPGPPTRVLLERGPGRSAVPSVTRILQQTMSPEQRFHLQRWKKRMVAELGEDGFEEYTKNIFRYGSLFHAAVEDVLASETTGRGADPAEAPGRPAEVEGYMKSISGVMEEVDGVRAIESTVQHGKLNYLGIVDCVARYRGVLCVIEWKTSEKPKPYLSNTYDNPLQVAAYAGALNNDDNYKYQVENGLIVVAYKDGSPAHAHLLHLEQILEYWKRWLVRLEKFTEQT; encoded by the exons ATGGGTAGAATCGCCGGCGTGAGTTGTTGGCCGCTGCTCAGATGCGTTGAACACGCAGCGTTGCTCGGCGGCGCCCTTCGCCGCGCTGCAACCGCGACGAGACGCCTCTCTGCTCGTCGCGTCCCGGGCTCGCCGGAACGGGACAGCCCGTACAGCTCCGTCGACAGCGAGCGCTATTCTTCTCTCGTCAAATCCGTCGTGTCGTCGCGGCAACGCTCCCCGAACCCCGAGGCGCTGGCCGAGGAGGACGAGCGCATCTACGGGCCGGTCGTGAAATCTCAAACGGCCGCTGCGACACCCGGGGATCGAGTGCCCAAAATATTCCACCCGTTCTTAAGCGGCCGTGGGACCGTGCCTGCGGCGTCCGAGCCCGGGCCACCGACCCGGGTTTTGCTGGAGAGGGGCCCGGGCAGGTCCGCGGTGCCCAGCGTCACCCGCATACTCCAGCAGACGATGTCCCCTGAGCAAAGGTTCCACCTGCAGAGGTGGAAGAAGAGGATGGTAGCcgagctgggagaggacggcttcGAGGAGTACACTAAAA ACATATTTAGATATGGGTCGCTCTTCCATGCTGCCGTGGAGGACGTCCTCGCGTCAGAAACGACGGGGAGGGGCGCAGATCCCGCAGAGGCCCCCGGACGTCCAGCCGAGGTGGAGGGATACATGAAGAGCATCTCCGGCGTAATGGAAGAGGTCGACGGCGTGAGAGCCATCGAGAGCACTGTGCAGCACGGGAAGCTGAATTACCTGGGTATTGTAGACTGTGTGGCTCGATACAG GGGTGTGCTGTGCGTGATTGAGTGGAAGACCTCCGAGAAACCCAAGCCCTACCTGAGCAACACGTACGACAACCCTCTTCAAGTGGCAGCTTATGCTGGAGCGTTGAACAATGACGACAACTACAAATACCAG GTTGAAAACGGACTGATTGTGGTGGCTTATAAGGATGGCTCACCTGCCCATGCTCATCTGTTGCACTTGGAACAGATTCTAGAGTACTGGAAAAGGTGGTTGGTCCGCCTGGAGAAGTTCACTGAACAGACATGA